One Capsicum annuum cultivar UCD-10X-F1 chromosome 2, UCD10Xv1.1, whole genome shotgun sequence genomic window carries:
- the LOC107861116 gene encoding berberine bridge enzyme-like 8: protein MITFKKPIIFLLLSIWLSLSWANSASSHVDFLECLSHHTVNSNSISQVIHTPNNSSYSTILNSFSTNLRLTSKLKPSIIITPLNESDIQAAIYCSKIHDLQIRIRSGGHDYEGLSYISDIPFVIIDLRNLRSISIDTENKTAWIQSGAILGEVYYRVAEKSKKLAVAAGVCPTVGVGGHFSGGGYSMLSRKFGIAVDNIIDAKLIDANGKIHDRESMGEDLFWAIRGGGGTSFGLIVSWKVKLLDIPEKVTIFNVTRTLEQNATQLVYKWQHIADKVDNNLVLRLSLTSRKSPVLHGKRTVYVSFTTLYVGGVNELLRKMKKSFPELGLVKEDCIELSWIESVLYSWFPVGTSLDALLDRKIKDLAGYVYFKRKSDYVKHPISIDGLEGLWKLMNQQGQSPPDLMFTPYGGKISDFSESETPFPHRAGNIYQIQYGLNWQKRKDSPKNIARIRKIYRYMTKYVSKSPRAAYFNYRDLDLGVNNKGNTSYAQAKIWGEKYFKNNFDRLVKVKTKFDPTNFFRNEQSIPPLLSYA from the coding sequence ATGATTACTTTCAAGAAGCCAATCATCTTTCTCCTTCTTTCAATTTGGCTTTCATTATCATGGGCTAACTCGGCCAGTTCCCATGTTGACTTTCTTGAATGCCTTTCTCATCATACTGTCAACTCAAACTCAATATCACAAGTCATCCACACTCCTAATAATTCATCATATTCCACAATTTTGAACTCTTTTTCGACTAACCTAAGGTTAACCTCCAAACTCAAACCTTCAATTATTATCACTCCCCTAAATGAGTCTGATATTCAGGCAGCTATATATTGCTCTAAGATACATGACCTACAAATCAGAATTCGAAGTGGTGGACATGACTATGAGGGACTTTCATACATTTCGGATATCCCTTTTGTCATTATTGATCTTAGAAACCTAAGATCAATTTCCATTGACACTGAAAACAAGACTGCTTGGATTCAATCTGGCGCGATCCTAGGGGAAGTATACTATAGGGTCGCcgaaaaaagtaaaaagttggCCGTTGCTGCTGGGGTTTGTCCTACTGTTGGTGTTGGTGGACACTTTAGTGGTGGAGGCTATAGCATGTTGTCTCGAAAATTTGGTATTGCTGTAGATAATATTATTGATGCTAAATTAATCGATGCCAATGGAAAAATCCATGATCGAGAATCAATGGGTGAGGATCTCTTTTGGGCTATTAGAGGAGGTGGAGGGACTAGCTTTGGTCTCATTGTTTCATGGAAGGTGAAGTTACTCGATATTCCAGAAAAGGTGACTATATTCAATGTGACACGAACCTTAGAACAAAATGCAACTCAACTAGTTTACAAGTGGCAACATATCGCAGACAAAGTTGATAACAATCTCGTCCTCAGGTTGTCCTTGACTAGTAGGAAATCTCCAGTTCTGCATGGTAAAAGAACTGTCTACGTCTCTTTTACAACACTGTACGTGGGAGGAGTCAATGAACTCCTCCGCAAAATGAAAAAGAGCTTTCCAGAATTAGGGTTAGTAAAAGAAGATTGCATAGAGCTGAGTTGGATTGAATCTGTACTCTATTCTTGGTTTCCTGTGGGAACATCACTTGATGCTTTACTTGATAGGAAAATCAAAGATCTGGCAGGATACGTATACTTCAAAAGGAAATCAGACTATGTCAAACACcctatttcaatagatggtcTCGAAGGTCTATGGAAACTAATGAATCAACAAGGCCAAAGTCCACCAGACTTGATGTTTACTCCTTACGGAGGAAAGATCAGTGACTTTTCTGAATCTGAAACCCCTTTCCCACATAGAGCTGGAAATATATATCAGATCCAGTATGGTCTGAATTGGCAAAAAAGAAAGGATTCTCCAAAAAATATAGCTCGGATTCGAAAGATTTATCGATATATGACTAAGTATGTATCCAAGTCTCCTAGAGCTGCATATTTCAACTATAGAGATCTTGATTTGGGAGTGAACAACAAAGGAAACACAAGCTATGCACAAGCAAAAATTTGGGGGGAGAAATATTTCAAGAACAACTTTGATAGATTGGTGAAAGTGAAGACTAAATTTGATCCAACAAATTTCTTTAGGAATGAACAAAGTATTCCTCCTCTATTGTCTTATGCTTAG